TATATCCGTTAACTTTGCCATTCCGAACTAACTAAAAAAATCAAGAACCTGATATGCAGGTTCACAGATCCATTTTCAGTTTTCTACCTCCAGTTATCGAGAAACCTTCACGTACATAGAAAGCCAGGGTTTTGTCAAACTGTGGGAGCGGGGGTGTTGTGACCTCCAGGCGACTCCAGCCTTTCGAAGCGGCGAATTCTTTTGCGTGTGATAGTAGCCGTAGTCCAACCTTGTTCGAACGGTAGTCAGGTCGTACATAGAGCTCCGGTATAGTGCCGAAGGTGCCTCCAGCATAGAGTGCGTAACTTTCATACAGCGTTAGTAGTCCAATACTTTCACTCTGCTCGTTACGTGCAGTGAACACAAAATACTTTTTCTGCTCGATAAGATCCTTGAGTTTTAAAGATGTCTCTTCAAGGTCATAATTGAATGCTTGAACGCCAATGGCGTGGGTGATTTCAATCAGCAACTCATCCACTAACATGGCCACTTTCTGCACATCGTTGACAGTGGCCGTATGAATTGTGATATCTGTGTCCATACTATTATCCATGTGCCTTACAAGTCCTAGGTGTTGGTGCATACTTCGGTCAGCCATTCACGCATCACGATTGATTGCCGTCGGACAATCTCCGGATCTTCATGGATATGCGCCATGAGACTTGCTCCCTGGGCCATCACCATCAGTTGCTCTGCACGCGCCCGCGCTGATTCTCGCGGCAGGATAGCGCTAAAGCGTGCTTCCAGCCAGCGCAGGTAAAGTTCGAACATGGCCCTTGCCTGGTGCTGCTGTTTACGATGATCCTTGCCAAGTTCACTGTTCAGGGTACCCATGGGGCAGCCGTACCGGGCGAGGTTGTCCGCATTGTCATCAACCATCGCGATGAACCGCTCCACGCAGTCGTAGGTGGTGCCGCAGTCGAGTGACCAGCTCTCGAGCTGTTCTCTGATACCCTCAACCTGTTGCTCGATAACGGCTTGTAGCAATTCATCCTTGGATTTGAAATGGTACTGAATATTGCCTTTTTGTAGTTTCGTTTGTTGTGCGATATTTGCGTAGGAGGTTGCACCAAAGCCTTTGTGGTAGATGTGGCTTCGGGCCGCGTCAATAATGCCTAAACGTGTGGGCTGTTTTACCGCTCTCTTCTGATCTGTTTTCATGATCTGTACCTATGGGAGGTGGGATCGTCAGCAAGTCCCGTTGTCACCGAAAGGTTGTGCCATTAATCGCGTCAGGATGTGGCTTCTCTCTCATTGTAGAGGTTGTCAGCATGTGGATCTGTTGGTAATTATATCGGTACTTGCTTCATGGCCTCTCGATTAAGCTGTGGTCTATGCATAGTGTGACTTTTATATCAGGTTATTTGCTGCGGTATTTTTTTGCAATGCGCGAAAGTGAAGGGGCCGCCTCTTTAAACTCCATTTGAAAGATGGGTATGGTTCGGCTCACACCTTCGGTCGCACAATCCAGGTACTTCGAAGCTGCCGAAACTGCGGTTTCGGTTCCGCTGTTCCGGTAGGCCTTGGCAAATTCTCTTAGTGTTTCATCACTGCAAGCAGATATTATCGTTGCGACTACCCGCTCTCCAACTTTGTCCCAGGTCAGGCGACTCTTGAGTAGCGCTTCAATCTCTTCTCTGAGTCCGCTCTTTGCCTCGGTAGTGAGGTTTTTGTACAGACCTTTCTTTTCCAGGTAAAGCTGATAGTTTTCTATTGTTTTTGTCGAAAGCCTGGCCCAGCGACTCTCCAACTGCAGTACATGGGAGAAATAGTCGTAGTCGGGGCCGGCATGAGCCGGTATAGAGATCAGCAGCGAAATCACGGTCGCCATAAGCGTCTGTTTCATTTTAGTACCTTTTCAACCTAAACATACCCAATGCATATGTATCTATTAACTACGTAGAGTACTATTATTTAAAGGGTTTTATTACTCTGCGATCCAGCTTCCAGCCATTTTCATTAACTAGATGGACCTCTTCAATGGTCTTCTCAATAGTGGTAACGGAATCCACAGAAGGTTTGTTGCTGAAATGGTTCGGGATGTTTTCGTCTTCAACGACAAAGGTGATAACAGCCTTCGTATCCGATTGATGGAAGTCTGTCTTTTTTCGACTCTTTTCGTACTTAAAGGCCCGTTGTCGGCCTCTAAACAGAGTGGACTTGGCTTCCGCCTCAGAGATTCCCCTCGATTTGAGTTTCTCGATATATTGATAACTCGCCTTCAGAGTACGATTTGAGAGCAGGCCGGTAAGAGAGTCAAAGTCGCTGCTTGATGACAAGGACTTGCGGTACTGATGGTAGATCTCTTCCGGGCCAGCCTGTTGTGAATAGCAAACCGGTAGCCAGAGAAGTGATATGACTAAAATCATGATGGACAGGTTATTGGCCTTTTTTTTCATAGTTAATTACTCCATGTGATACTTCGTTTGGACAGTTTTTCAGTTTCGATGTGTCATCCAGTTTATTGTCATATCAGCCTTTGAGTACAACAAAAATCCAAGCCGACACTTATGTCCGGTTACTTATACGCTCCATCTTTAAAGTTGGATTCAAAGAATGGGAAAACAGATGCTCCAGTGGTATGTGATCCCCAATATCCCGCCCGTAGTAGACTTCGATCAAGCGACCGTTACGATCTATGAGAAAATCGGCGGGTAGGCGATGTATCTCGTTTTCCATGGTGCCGGGTAGGAATCCGTTTGTCACCACCGCACGGTAGACCTGGGGTATTCCCAGAGTCCAGGCACGGGCGAATCCACGCCAGGAACTCTCCACCCCATACAGACGATAGAGTTTCAGATCCGGATCGGGTATGAGCGGGAAAGGCGGTGACTGGGTGCCCACATAGTGTGCGATACGTTCCAGTGGTGACTGGAATACCGCCAGGATACGGATACCGCTTTCGAGAAACTGCTGGTGTTTGGTGATCAGCTCTCTGATCCGCAGATTGCACAGTGGACAGGAGGCGTAGCGAAAAAAACTGAGTAGGGTCATGCCTGGATGCGAGCCGAAAGGCTCAATTGGATTGCCTTGCCAGTCATGAGTCTCGAAAGTCGGAGCTCTCCCGCTGGGTTTGAGTTGAGTCTCTTTCATCGGCCACTCCCTCCGGGAAGAGGTCGGGCCATGGACATCGCCTTGCCCTGGTGTTTGCCCATCTCCGCCATTTGAATATCAATGGCTTCCCGCCAATGGTGTCTTGGCTTGTAGCCGAGGAGTTTTGATGCGCGCTCATTGTCGGCACTGGTTTCCTGTAACAGATGGATGATGCTGCGGGTCACGAGCGGCTCCCAGGGCAGCAGCGGATTCAACTTTTCCATCATCCAGGCGAAGACAAAGGCGAGCGGGAAGGGGACGCTGAAATGAGGCCTTGGCAGTCCATATTGCTGATGCAGGTAGTCGATCACTTCCCGTACCCGGGGAACCTCCGGACCGAGAATATTGAATGATTGATAGCCGGTCAGCTTCGGGGTGGTGGCCGCTAGCTCGACGGCGTGGCCAATATCGCGACCATCGGTGATGGTCATACCGGTTTTACCGCCCTTTACCCAGGGTACTAAGTGGGTTTTCAGGCGTGGCACCAGGATCGGTAACAGGCCGAGTGCATATCGGGAACCGGCAAACAGACCCAGGCGCAGATTAATCGTACAGAAACGATCGTTGGAGGCTTCGCGTAATCGATCCTCGATTCGTACCACATTCGTCTCGTGGGGCCAGTAGGCGCGCTTGATACCAGGGCTCATTGGATCAGATGAGGCCCCTGGCGCTGCGGCACTCACGGTACTGATAAAGATAAATCGTTTAACCCCCTGGCATCGGGCTGTTTCGATCAACGCCAGGGATGGTTTGAGAAACAACTCATCGGATTGCTTTCGATGGTCCCAAAGTGAAGTCCAGGCGGCGGCATGAATCACCGTATCGATCCCATGCATCAGTTTCTCGAGGTAGTTGACGTCGCGTAAATCCCCGATTCGGGACTCCCCTGAGAATCCACCCGGTAATCTGGAAGGGTCGCGGCAGGCCGCAATGGTTATCACGTCCTGGTGTTTTGCCAGGGCTTCGATGCAATGACTTCCAACGAAGCCGGTAGCGCCGGTTATCAGAACTCGCATGGGCGTTTTCCTTTTCTGACTGTGTATTAATGACGACTTAGATTAGTACGAACGTATAGTAATTTCAAGTACACAGTATTTTTGGGTTAGT
This portion of the Candidatus Thiodiazotropha endoloripes genome encodes:
- a CDS encoding peroxiredoxin-like family protein, yielding MKETQLKPSGRAPTFETHDWQGNPIEPFGSHPGMTLLSFFRYASCPLCNLRIRELITKHQQFLESGIRILAVFQSPLERIAHYVGTQSPPFPLIPDPDLKLYRLYGVESSWRGFARAWTLGIPQVYRAVVTNGFLPGTMENEIHRLPADFLIDRNGRLIEVYYGRDIGDHIPLEHLFSHSLNPTLKMERISNRT
- a CDS encoding TetR/AcrR family transcriptional regulator, translating into MKTDQKRAVKQPTRLGIIDAARSHIYHKGFGATSYANIAQQTKLQKGNIQYHFKSKDELLQAVIEQQVEGIREQLESWSLDCGTTYDCVERFIAMVDDNADNLARYGCPMGTLNSELGKDHRKQQHQARAMFELYLRWLEARFSAILPRESARARAEQLMVMAQGASLMAHIHEDPEIVRRQSIVMREWLTEVCTNT
- a CDS encoding NAD-dependent epimerase/dehydratase family protein — its product is MRVLITGATGFVGSHCIEALAKHQDVITIAACRDPSRLPGGFSGESRIGDLRDVNYLEKLMHGIDTVIHAAAWTSLWDHRKQSDELFLKPSLALIETARCQGVKRFIFISTVSAAAPGASSDPMSPGIKRAYWPHETNVVRIEDRLREASNDRFCTINLRLGLFAGSRYALGLLPILVPRLKTHLVPWVKGGKTGMTITDGRDIGHAVELAATTPKLTGYQSFNILGPEVPRVREVIDYLHQQYGLPRPHFSVPFPLAFVFAWMMEKLNPLLPWEPLVTRSIIHLLQETSADNERASKLLGYKPRHHWREAIDIQMAEMGKHQGKAMSMARPLPGGSGR
- a CDS encoding GNAT family N-acetyltransferase, with the protein product MDTDITIHTATVNDVQKVAMLVDELLIEITHAIGVQAFNYDLEETSLKLKDLIEQKKYFVFTARNEQSESIGLLTLYESYALYAGGTFGTIPELYVRPDYRSNKVGLRLLSHAKEFAASKGWSRLEVTTPPLPQFDKTLAFYVREGFSITGGRKLKMDL